TTACGGCCATTCAATTTGGCACCTTTGGCAAGCTGACCTTTAATGTCCTGCGCACCGGCAATAGCCGCGAAGGTGGGCAACCAGTCTTCGTGAGCCACAATACCATTCAGTGTTACGTCTTCCTGGAATTTACCCGGCCAGCGAATAAACGCCGGGACCCGATAAGCGCCTTCCCAGTTGGAATTTTTTTCACCCCGGAAAGGAGTGGTACCAGCATCCGGCCAGGTATTGTAGTGAGGACCGTTATCGGTGGAGTAGAACACGATGGTGTTGTCGGCGATTTTCAACTCATCGAGTAAATCGAGGAATTGCCCCACCTGACCGTCGTGCTCAATCATTCCATCGGTATATTCGTCGTTACCCTTATGGCGATGCTCTTCCTTTACGTGGGTACGGAAGTGCATGCGTGTTCCATTCCACCACACAAACCAGGGTTTTCCAGCACGTTGCTGTTCACGAATAAAATCCATGGCCCGCTTGGAGGTTTCCTCATCAACGGTTTCCATGCGTTTTTTAGTGAGCGGGCCGGTATCTTCACAAGTTTGATTACCCCAATCGCCAAAGCGTGGGTCGGCTTTATCGGCGTTTTTCTTATCGGTGGCATAGCAGTGCAACACGCCGCGTGGCCCGAAGGTTTCCAAGAAGGTTTTTCCGTTTTTCAAAACCATATCACCGGGATAGTCTTCGTTCTCTGGCTCTTCCTCAGCATTGAGGTGATAAAGATTGCCAAAAAATTCATCAAAACCGTGCATGGTCGGTAAATGCGCATTGCGGTCGCCCTGGTGATTTTTACCGAATTGCCCAGTCGCATAACCCTGCGCCTTTAACACAGTAGCAATGGTCACATCGGTTTTTTGCCAACCCTCCTTTGCACCGGGGAGGCCGACTTTGGTCATACCGGTTCGTACCGGTACATTGCCACCGAGAAATGCCGCACGACCGGCAGT
The Alteromonadaceae bacterium 2753L.S.0a.02 DNA segment above includes these coding regions:
- a CDS encoding arylsulfatase — translated: MYPCNLFYKCALVLLVLGVSVAKAAEKPNILVLWGDDIGTWNISHNNHGMMGFKTPNIDRIADEGVSFTDYYGQQSCTAGRAAFLGGNVPVRTGMTKVGLPGAKEGWQKTDVTIATVLKAQGYATGQFGKNHQGDRNAHLPTMHGFDEFFGNLYHLNAEEEPENEDYPGDMVLKNGKTFLETFGPRGVLHCYATDKKNADKADPRFGDWGNQTCEDTGPLTKKRMETVDEETSKRAMDFIREQQRAGKPWFVWWNGTRMHFRTHVKEEHRHKGNDEYTDGMIEHDGQVGQFLDLLDELKIADNTIVFYSTDNGPHYNTWPDAGTTPFRGEKNSNWEGAYRVPAFIRWPGKFQEDVTLNGIVAHEDWLPTFAAIAGAQDIKGQLAKGAKLNGRKYKNYIDGYDMTAYLTGKAKESPRHEFWYVNDDGTVVAARYDDWKVVFMENRGQAFGVWMEPFTELRVPAVFNLRRDPFEKSQHNANIYYDWLLDHPYVIVPIQALATQFLLTMKEYPPSQSPGSFNLSKIEKQLSETMGAR